TGTATACAGCGTCTCCCTTAGAATTAGAGGCCTTGAGAGGGAAAGTAACGAATTACATTATGAAATACGACTATAGAAAAATTGCTTCATGGCTTATTGAATGCTTTCAAAAAAGCAAAAAAGTAAAAAAATACCTAGCAATAGCGGATGGTTCTAAATTTCGCTATGAAGCTTTAAAAGATATTTTATACATTACAGCAGCACTTGAACCTCGTCGTTTACTGCTATCTAGTAGGAATAGGCATATTGAATTCTACGGTAGATTAAAGGAGATAGAGCCACAATTGAATGATCATTTTATTAAGATAAGCCGTTCTGTAATCGTAAATCAGGATTACATTAAGTCAGTAGATGCGAGTAAAGGAATTATTAACTTGACTAATGGCGAACAATTAAATATTCCTAAATCTCTTTAAAAATCGCTGTAAAATGTTCGCGTAGAAGTATGTATATAAATCCGTATTTTCTATGGTGAAAATGCACGGTTTCAACAAGAAGAATAAAAGCCTATTCATTACCATGCAAAATTTCTGTGTACAAGTCCTCATACAAATCTTGATGATCGGTTTCTTCTATGTTTTCAGTCAAATTATTCTCGGCTAAGAACAGTTTACTTTTTGGTTCTTCCTTTGTCGGGTACTTGCTCAAAAAGGCATTAGTTAAAACATAGTTATCTCCCGAAGTACTGTCCCTAAGGTAGAGGTAGTAAGCTTTTCCTGTCTCCATTTTTTTGTAATTATCCACAGTCAAAGTTCTGGCTTTTCCCTCAATGGGAACATTTGTAGCTACATCCTCTAGAACTTTAATTTTGTCGCCTTCTTTTAGAGTACTACTCTCATCCTTTTGTATGTCGGTTATAGTAACACCACTGAGCGTATAAAATTCAGTAGGTAATGTATTTTTGTCACTTTCTTTTTTTAC
The sequence above is drawn from the Listeria weihenstephanensis genome and encodes:
- a CDS encoding LytR/AlgR family response regulator transcription factor encodes the protein MILLREEPQAKIPIYIHEQDTELRNNMVAYIENFIETEQLEMRVVLATGDPVDLLETVRKKNRPGICILDSTYKHFLELANAIKMDYPRGFIMYTASPLELEALRGKVTNYIMKYDYRKIASWLIECFQKSKKVKKYLAIADGSKFRYEALKDILYITAALEPRRLLLSSRNRHIEFYGRLKEIEPQLNDHFIKISRSVIVNQDYIKSVDASKGIINLTNGEQLNIPKSL